The following proteins come from a genomic window of Eretmochelys imbricata isolate rEreImb1 chromosome 11, rEreImb1.hap1, whole genome shotgun sequence:
- the STK11IP gene encoding serine/threonine-protein kinase 11-interacting protein isoform X2, which yields MAAALGETLVPSLARLLQDSGDLVLDGTSTLTLLTSTLQHLTQVFEQHLVSRNQNHGFVALPSHPADTSTILQAQFLFDILQKTLSLKTLTELEYLNLAYNFLPKVPNLGLYSQTKLVTLILRNNELDSINGVEQLLNLQHLDVAYNLLLEHAQLAPLSMLHNMRKLHLEGNPLWFHQNHRSATIVHLSPRAASFSLLLDGELLTTSDLMHLPKSGQVIAQSIHSSTSEKTLLDRSALDSCFADLSDSQSPGESGAARIPQRKSKGNVRVRRPSISEPSDTEHEYQALPSSAGMVLRHQKEMERMDAFRDHFGADWLQYKRQLEEHDREETVSSFCCPAKEVPGSLPGTDIPSESTTQEQERPSGLLRDTFLPLDSMREEEEEKEPQLEESLGESCKGEMDADELAAQEEEEKPEVDLCQPVLVSQIEGDGDPEPDWIFLRITAQHVIEVELKAARVVHKLELRSLQKVETSEMTWRRMDLERVFPVLTLHFSYIRKDRRKRRYVVLDDHPELCMQCVLRVLSPALEENRRLQGVEEGSMKLQCLKCKQEFAQPLAPWQQSSYPAEAEGGKGMETSAQPNQEAAAPGEPMVCPSCSSDHVVLLPCERHSSAPLPPQRHTDKPLSEPGPKGSLEAVSVLGSQSGQFYIGGEDDSSETDPRTQELSGDHGSTIHSSSDGDGRRKELGLKSCYSSLSRTDTSAGSLMGSYHYGASRGPTPSQLSLNSESEETWNLSPPTNCTLDVRDFRSVDHRLRLYLDMEVFEENVEEFQCFLKVAMVKFGRYGEFPALLVASDLRIHVLEVTGEIRGQPADWLKKNDSHYLSDLCYLEMGLGHQSLRMEFENPKASYNLLIRNQSRCDQFLQCLTYLLQELPSKHRSRVTEICTVEMSPQHRLWPLLEKALCSVAVDCTSSRFFYLLAYLIQGASAFPVTLLSTFSTLLLLEENHQWQRVQPTPGAAGEREVPPESGVQLKEKQPISSISSVITYRFSPCDVKLMFYDEVLKVESTWHIHTECPELLAQLVEWIRSPWEEMFSIDLRKTVQEVPE from the exons ACCCTTACAGAGCTGGAGTACTTAAATCTGGCCTATAACTTCCTGCCAAAGGTGCCTAACCTGGGACTTTACAGTCAAACCAAGCTGGTGACTCTGATCTTGCGCAACAATGAACTTGACAGTATTAATG GGGTGGAGCAGCTGCTGAATCTGCAGCACCTGGATGTAGCCTATAACCTGCTGTTGGAACATGCCCAGTTAGCACCACTGTCCATGCTGCACAACATGAGAAAA CTGCACTTGGAGGGAAACCCATTATGGTTTCACCAGAACCACCGATCTGCAACCATCGTACACTTGTCTCCCAGGGCAGCTTCCTTCAGT CTCCTCTTGGATGGAGAGTTGCTGACTACCTCAGACCTGATG CACCTTCCAAAATCTGGGCAGGTCATCGCCCAGTCAATCCACTCTTCGACCTCGGAGAAGACCCTGCTGGACCGCAGTGCCCTGGACAGCTGCTTTGCAGACCTCAGCGACAGCCAGTCCCCAGGGGAGAGTGGGGCTGCCAGGATCCCGCAGAGAAAATCCAAG GGAAACGTTAGGGTGCGCCGGCCAAGCATCTCAGAGCCCAGTGATACGGAGCATGAGTACCAGGCACTGCCCTCCTCAGCTG GGATGGTCCTGCGGCACCAGAAGGAGATGGAGCGCATGGATGCCTTCCGAGATCACTTTGGTGCTGACTGGCTCCAGTACAAGAGGCAACTGGAGGAGCATGACCGGGAGGAGACTGTCTCTTCCTTTTGCTGTCCTGCAAAAGAGGTCCCAGGCAGCCTGCCTGGCACCGACATACCGAGCGAGAGTACCACCCAGGAGCAAGAGAGACCCTCTGGGTTGCTGAGGGACACCTTTCTCCCCTTGGACAgcatgagggaggaggaggaggagaaggagccaCAGCTGGAGGAGTCCTTGGGAGAAAGCTGCAAAGGAGAGATGGATGCGGATGAGCTTGCGgcccaggaggaagaggagaagccaGAAG TGGACCTTTGCCAGCCTGTGTTAGTGAGCCAGATAGAAGGGGACGGTGACCCAGAGCCAGACTGGATCTTCCTGCGCATCACAGCCCAACATGTGATTGAGGTGGAGCTGAAGGCAGCCAGAGTCGTCCATAAACTGGAACTGAGAAGTCTGCAGAAAGTGGAGACCTCTGAAATGACCTGGAGAAGGATG GACCTGGAGCGCGTGTTCCCTGTCCTCACGCTCCATTTCAGTTACATCCGCAAGGACCGTCGGAAGCGCAGATACGTGGTGCTGGATGATCATCCAGAGCTCTGTATGCAG TGTGTGCTGAGAGTGCTGTCCCCTGCTCTGGAGGAGAATCGCAGACTTCAGGGAGTAGAGGAGGGGTCCATGAAGCTCCAGTGCCTGAAATGCAAGCAGGAGTTTGCCCAGCCCTTGGCACCGTGGCAGCAGAGTTCATATCCTGCGGAGGCTGAAGGTGGCAAAGGCATGGAGACCTCAGCCCAGCCAAACCAAG AGGCTGCTGCCCCTGGTGAGCCCATGGTctgccccagctgctccagcGACCACGTTGTCCTCCTGCCCTGTGAGAGGCACTCCAGCGCCCCGTTGCCCCCGCAGCGTCACACAGACAAACCCCTGTCGGAGCCGGGCCCCAAAGGGAGTCTGGAGGCAGTGTCTGTCCTGGGCAGCCAGAGTGGGCAGTTCTATATTGGGGGGGAGGACGACAGCTCCGAGACCGACCCCAGGACCCAGGAGCTTAGCGGCGACCATGGCAGCACCATCCACTCCAGCTCCGATGGGGATGgcaggaggaaggagctgggCCTGAAGAGCTGCTACTCGTCCCTCAGCCGGACAGACACCAGTGCAGGGAGCCTGATGGGGAGTTACCACTATGGCGCCTCCCGTGGGCCCACGCCCTCCCAGCTCTCGCTCAACTCGGAGTCCGAGGAGACCTGGAACCTCAGTCCCC CCACAAACTGCACCCTGGACGTGAGGGACTTCCGTTCCGTGGACCATCGCCTCAGGCTCTACCTGGACATGGAGGTGTTCGAGGAGAATGTGGAGGAGTTCCAGTGCTTCCTCAAG GTGGCCATGGTGAAGTTTGGCCGGTACGGGGAGTTCCCTGCACTCCTGGTGGCCTCAGATCTCAGGATTCACGTGCTGGAAGTCACTGGGGAGATCAG GGGGCAGCCAGCAGACTGGCTGAAGAAAAATGACTCTCATTACCTGTCCGATCTCTGCTACCTGGAAATGGGGCTGGGCCACCAGAGCCTGCGGATGGAGTTTGAAAATCCCAAGGCCTCCTACAACTTGCTAATCCGAAACCAGAGCCGCTGTGACCAGTTCCTACAGTGCTTGACAT ATCTCCTGCAAGAGCTGCCAAGCAAGCACAGGAGCAGAGTGACGGAAATCTGCACTGTTGAGATGAGTCCCCAGCATCGGCTATG GCCTCTACTGGAAAAGGCCCTCTGCTCAGTGGCTGTAGACTGTACGTCCAGCCGCTTCTTCTACCTGCTGGCATATTTGATCCAAG GTGCCTCTGCCTTCCCTGTGACTCTGCTGAGCACGTTCAGCACTCTGCTCCTGCTGGAGGAGAATCACCAGTGGCAGCGGGTCCAGCCCACGCCAGGTGCAGCTGGTGAGAGGGAGGTGCCCCCCGAGAGCGGTGTCCAGCTGAaagagaagcagccaatcagcagcATCAGCAGCGTCATCACTTACCGCTTCTCACCCTGTGATGTCAAGCTGATGTTCTATGACGAG GTGCTGAAAGTGGAGAGCACGTGGCACATCCACACAGAATGTCCTGAGCTGCTGGCCCAGCTGGTTGAGTGGATCCGTAGTCCCTGGGAGGAGATGTTCTCCATCGACCTGCGGAAGACGGTGCAGGAGGTCCCAGAGTGA